In one window of Enterobacteriaceae endosymbiont of Donacia cincticornis DNA:
- the pheT gene encoding phenylalanine--tRNA ligase subunit beta, which translates to MIKFSEFWLREWFYYDKDIYSLSKKMTMLGFEIEKIESITYSSDIKQVIKGKILNYYIYKKNPKIYEFKILTNNGKLLKIFSNINCFHKKMKIILATKNSFLYKKYIKIPKYFFLKESEGLLCTPKIISLYTKYNIINNNITFLNRNNSLKKKNDTLYLYDNILHINIPTNRLDCLNILGLTRDLSVLNKKNKFSIPYKNYLIENSKKYQININYDKKIKNILYQYNYCIIKNINLTKKIPFFIKERLYYAGIKFIPNNPLLNIRNYIILELGYPIQFYNYNKINGKIYIKKYQNNKYYFYNLTNKKTNLLDKNSLLTIVNNDQIMSIPGIIQNKNYSVRLTTKNILVECLFLSPKYINLLLNNGCNINNTYNFHKNTLDPLIQKIVLIRTINLLLQIFKGKRSKIYTININNINNHQKIINLSFKHIYKILGFNIKKKIIFNILNKLGFIFIKKTMNNCIIKIPSWRYDVNIVEDVIEEIIRVYGYNHIPQKINISLIKDNIIKKNYSILECQKINIKKIKDILIYQGYHEVINYSFINPKIQLILYPKIKCIKIKNPLTIETSVMRNSLSYGLINNIIYNKNRQQKNLRFFEYGLCFFKDFTKKIGISQKFMLAGIVNVNSLDNYWNKKNKCVNFYDIKGNLEYILNVFSKNNKIEFYQQNKNTILHPYINSSIYINSIYVGYIGMLHPRLINYFNIDSNTFFFELFYDNIIINNIFNFEKIINYPINKRDISFFVKKNINFNCILLQLQKLKLKNLIKIKLIDIFQGNNIPKKYKNITLSLFLQDKNHTLNDIEINNIINKCILELKNKFQIILRDNVYYNK; encoded by the coding sequence ATGATAAAATTTAGTGAATTTTGGCTACGAGAATGGTTTTATTATGATAAAGATATTTATTCTTTATCAAAAAAAATGACAATGTTAGGATTTGAAATAGAAAAAATAGAATCTATTACTTATAGTAGTGATATAAAACAAGTAATTAAAGGTAAAATTCTTAACTATTATATATATAAAAAAAATCCTAAAATTTATGAATTTAAAATATTAACTAATAATGGTAAATTATTAAAAATATTTTCTAATATTAATTGTTTTCATAAAAAAATGAAAATTATTTTAGCTACTAAAAACTCTTTTTTATATAAAAAATATATAAAAATACCAAAATATTTTTTTTTAAAAGAATCAGAAGGACTATTGTGTACTCCTAAAATAATTAGTTTATATACAAAATATAATATTATTAATAATAATATAACTTTTTTAAATAGAAATAATAGTCTTAAAAAAAAAAATGATACTTTATATTTATATGATAATATTTTACATATAAATATTCCTACAAACAGGCTTGATTGTTTAAATATTTTAGGCTTAACAAGAGATTTATCTGTTTTAAATAAAAAAAATAAATTTAGTATACCATATAAAAATTATTTAATAGAAAATTCAAAAAAATATCAAATTAATATTAACTACGATAAAAAAATAAAGAATATATTATATCAATATAATTATTGTATAATTAAAAATATTAATTTAACTAAAAAAATTCCTTTTTTTATTAAAGAAAGATTATATTATGCAGGAATAAAGTTTATACCTAACAATCCATTATTAAATATTCGCAATTATATAATTTTAGAATTAGGATATCCTATCCAATTTTATAATTATAACAAGATTAATGGTAAAATTTATATAAAAAAATATCAAAACAATAAATATTATTTTTATAATTTGACAAATAAAAAAACAAATTTACTAGATAAAAACTCGTTACTTACAATAGTAAATAATGATCAAATTATGTCTATACCTGGAATAATACAAAATAAAAATTATTCTGTAAGATTAACAACTAAAAACATTTTAGTAGAATGTTTATTTTTAAGTCCAAAATATATAAATTTATTATTAAATAATGGTTGTAACATTAATAATACTTATAATTTTCATAAAAATACTTTAGATCCATTAATCCAAAAAATAGTTCTTATAAGAACTATCAATTTATTATTACAAATCTTTAAGGGGAAAAGAAGTAAAATTTATACAATTAATATTAATAATATAAATAATCATCAAAAAATAATAAATTTATCATTTAAACATATATATAAAATTTTAGGTTTTAATATCAAAAAAAAAATTATATTTAATATTTTAAATAAACTAGGTTTTATTTTTATAAAAAAAACAATGAATAATTGTATTATTAAAATACCTAGTTGGAGATATGATGTAAATATAGTAGAAGATGTTATAGAAGAAATTATAAGAGTATATGGATATAATCATATTCCTCAAAAAATTAATATTTCTTTGATTAAAGATAATATTATAAAAAAAAATTATTCTATATTAGAATGTCAAAAAATTAATATTAAAAAAATAAAAGATATTTTAATCTATCAAGGATATCATGAAGTTATTAATTATAGTTTTATTAATCCTAAAATACAATTAATATTATATCCAAAAATAAAATGTATAAAAATTAAAAATCCTCTAACAATAGAAACATCTGTGATGAGAAATTCCTTATCATATGGATTAATTAATAATATTATTTATAATAAAAATAGACAACAAAAAAATTTACGTTTTTTCGAATATGGTTTATGTTTTTTTAAAGATTTTACAAAAAAAATAGGTATATCACAAAAATTTATGTTAGCAGGAATAGTTAATGTAAACTCATTAGATAATTATTGGAATAAAAAAAATAAATGTGTTAATTTTTATGATATAAAAGGTAATTTAGAATATATTTTAAATGTTTTTTCTAAAAATAATAAAATAGAATTTTATCAACAAAATAAAAATACAATACTACATCCGTATATAAATTCATCAATTTATATTAATAGTATATATGTTGGATATATTGGTATGTTACATCCTAGATTAATTAATTATTTTAATATAGATTCTAATACTTTTTTCTTTGAATTATTTTATGATAATATTATTATTAATAATATTTTTAATTTTGAAAAAATAATTAATTATCCGATAAATAAAAGAGATATTTCTTTTTTTGTAAAAAAAAACATTAATTTTAATTGTATTTTGTTACAACTTCAAAAATTAAAATTAAAAAATCTAATAAAAATAAAACTTATAGATATATTTCAAGGAAATAATATTCCTAAAAAATATAAAAATATAACCTTAAGTTTATTTTTACAAGATAAAAATCATACATTAAATGATATAGAAATTAATAACATTATAAATAAATGTATTTTAGAATTAAAAAATAAATTTCAAATTATATTAAGAGATAATGTTTATTATAATAAATAA
- the rplT gene encoding 50S ribosomal protein L20, whose product MVRIKRGVTSKTRHKKILKQAKGYYGARSRSYRSAFQAIIKSGQYAYRDRKQKKRKFRQLWIIKINAAARKKNISYSSLIYKLKKNNININRKMLANIALSDNLTFNKLLTYSSHS is encoded by the coding sequence ATGGTTAGAATTAAACGTGGAGTTACTTCTAAAACAAGACATAAAAAAATTTTAAAACAAGCAAAAGGATATTATGGTGCTAGATCAAGATCTTATAGATCTGCTTTTCAAGCAATAATTAAATCAGGACAATATGCTTATAGAGATAGAAAACAAAAAAAAAGAAAATTTCGTCAATTATGGATTATAAAAATTAACGCAGCAGCACGTAAAAAAAATATTTCTTATAGTTCTTTAATATATAAATTAAAAAAAAATAATATAAATATAAATAGAAAAATGTTAGCTAATATAGCATTATCTGATAATTTAACTTTTAATAAATTATTAACTTATTCTTCTCATTCATAA
- the pheS gene encoding phenylalanine--tRNA ligase subunit alpha → MMIINDIIIIVKKEVSIVKNLKDLNILKIKYLGKKSYINKQFMLIKNLNKNERIHRCIIYNKQKKQIKKIIIKRKKEIEIEQYNNKFLDQNIDVSLPGKYIPPGSKHPITNIINEIEDFFTNIGFKIITGPEIEDIYHNFDALNISKYHPTRTEQDTFWLDKNLLLRTQTSNVQIRVMKKNKLPIKILTSGKVYRNDYDSNHTPMFHQIEGLFIDKKVTFVDLKGILISFLNFFFGEKNKIRFRPSYFPFTEPSLEIDILNNNKQWVEILGAGMVHPYVLKNVGINTNKYCGFAFGLGIERLTMLRYNLSDIRFFYENDIRFLKQFRSNNFI, encoded by the coding sequence ATCATGATAATTAATGATATAATTATAATAGTAAAGAAAGAAGTTTCTATAGTAAAAAATCTTAAAGATCTGAATATATTAAAAATTAAATATTTAGGTAAAAAAAGTTATATTAATAAACAATTCATGTTAATAAAAAATTTAAATAAAAATGAGAGAATTCATAGATGTATTATTTATAATAAACAAAAAAAACAAATAAAAAAAATAATAATAAAACGTAAAAAAGAAATAGAAATAGAACAATATAATAATAAATTTCTAGATCAAAATATTGATGTATCATTACCAGGAAAATATATTCCACCAGGATCTAAACACCCTATTACAAATATAATTAATGAAATAGAAGATTTTTTTACTAATATCGGATTTAAAATAATTACAGGACCTGAAATCGAGGATATTTATCATAATTTTGATGCATTAAATATCTCAAAATATCATCCAACAAGAACAGAACAAGATACATTTTGGTTAGATAAAAATCTTTTATTACGTACTCAAACTTCTAATGTACAAATTAGAGTTATGAAAAAAAATAAACTACCTATAAAAATTTTAACTTCTGGAAAAGTATATCGTAATGATTATGATAGTAACCATACACCTATGTTTCATCAAATTGAAGGATTATTTATTGATAAAAAAGTAACATTTGTTGATTTAAAAGGAATATTAATTTCATTTTTAAATTTTTTCTTTGGTGAAAAAAATAAAATACGTTTTAGACCTTCTTATTTTCCTTTTACAGAACCTTCTTTAGAAATAGATATATTAAATAATAATAAACAATGGGTTGAAATTTTAGGTGCTGGGATGGTACATCCTTATGTGTTAAAAAATGTTGGGATAAATACTAATAAATATTGTGGATTTGCTTTTGGATTAGGAATAGAAAGATTAACTATGCTACGTTATAATCTTTCTGATATTCGTTTTTTTTATGAAAATGATATACGTTTTCTTAAACAATTTAGATCAAATAACTTTATATGA